A stretch of the Lactuca sativa cultivar Salinas chromosome 9, Lsat_Salinas_v11, whole genome shotgun sequence genome encodes the following:
- the LOC111918007 gene encoding protein phosphatase 2C 51 → MLLVSIINPKNTFLCELVFLLNMMINNMDHTNMDHTVSSQPSSSNCRQFVSYSSKSNTIFARRRRTELRRMKVLSNADDSLSNKRRFENTKKEHNDNFPCHSSVIGRRREMEDAVSIEKKFVDENSRKFDFYGVYDGHGGSRVAYACRERLHKLLATEIDIENKNTEEMNWENLMVESFAKMDEEVNETDIVDSIGSTAVVAVVSDKEIVVANCGDSRAVLSRGGVPVPLSVDHKPNRPDELERIELSGGRVIDWNGLRVLGVLATSRSIGDRQLKPYVIAKPEVIVNKRDDADEFMILASDGLWDVISNDLACQVVRKCLDGWTCRRRSMKEHHKRTTNNPAMFLTELAMARGSKDNISVIVVNLKH, encoded by the exons ATGTTGCTTGTTTCCATCATTAATCCAAAAAATACCTTTCTTTGTGAATTGGTTTTTCTTTTGAACATGATGATCAATAATATGGATCACACTAATATGGATCACACGGTGTCTTCACAGCCATCATCGAGCAATTGCAGACAATTTGTCAGTTATTCGAGTAAATCAAACACAATATTTGCTCGCCGGAGGAGAACAGAACTCCGGAGGATGAAGGTTTTGTCAAATGCAGATGACTCTTTATCCAACAAAAGGCGGTTTGAGAACACCAAGAAAGAACACAATGACAATTTTCCTTGTCATTCCTCGGTGATTGGGCGGAGGAGAGAGATGGAGGATGCTGTGAGTATAGAAAAAAAGTTTGTTGATGAGAACTCAAGGAAGTTTGATTTTTATGGCGTTTATGATGGTCATGGTGGTTCCCGTGTTGCTTATGCGTGTCGTGAGCGGTTACACAAGTTGTTGGCGACAGAGATAGATATAGAAAACAAAAACACAGAGGAGATGAATTGGGAAAATTTGATGGTGGAGAGCTTCGCTAAGATGGATGAGGAAGTAAATGAAACTGACATTGTCGATTCCATTGGTTCCACCGCCGTGGTTGCAGTGGTCAGTGATAAAGAAATAGTGGTTGCCAATTGTGGTGATTCAAGGGCTGTTCTTTCAAGAGGTGGTGTCCCTGTGCCCTTATCCGTTGACCATAAG CCAAATAGACCCGATGAGTTAGAAAGAATCGAACTTTCAGGAGGAAGAGTCATCGATTGGAATGGGCTACGTGTTCTTGGAGTTCTTGCGACTTCAAGATCAATAGGTGATCGACAACTAAAACCATATGTAATTGCAAAACCTGAAGTTATTGTGAACAAAAGAGATGATGCAGATGAATTTATGATCTTAGCTAGCGATGGATTATGGGATGTAATATCTAACGATTTGGCATGTCAAGTTGTGAGAAAATGTCTCGATGGATGGACTTGTCGAAGGAGATCGATGAAAGAACACCATAAGAGAACGACCAATAATCCAGCTATGTTCTTAACAGAACTAGCAATGGCTCGTGGAAGCAAAGATAATATAAGTGTTATTGTGGTGAATCTTAAGCATTAG
- the LOC111918008 gene encoding GPN-loop GTPase QQT2 isoform X1 has translation MEVDSESNGKASKEAPSSMETESASSSGIQVKAIYNLSTSEGKDDISKSMENLQLDKSSSGSSHFKKKPVIIIVVGMAGSGKTTFLHRTVCHTQATNTRGYVLNLDPAVMTLPFGANIDIRDTVRYKEVMKQFNLGPNGGILTCLNLFATKFDDVIQMIERRADELDYVLVDTPGQIEIFTWSASGAIITEAFASTFPTVIAYVVDTPRAESPNTFMSNMLYACSILYKTRLPLVLVFNKIDVAHHQFAVEWMEDFEVFHAALDSDHSYPSTLTRSLSLALEEFYKNLKAVGVSAVTGAGMDAFFKAIQSSADEYMETYKADLDKRKVEKERLEEERRKENMEKLRKDMEKSGGAKVVLSTGLKGDTSTKMEEEDDEEEEDEEIEMFSDEDDEDGGIDDDDEEIASFNL, from the exons ATGGAAGTCGATTCAGAATCAAATGGTAAAGCATCGAAGGAAGCTCCATCATCCATGGAGACAGAATCTGCAAGTTCATCTGGAATCCAAGTAAAAGCCATATATAACCTA TCAACCAGTGAAGGAAAAGATGATATCTCCAAATCCATGGAGAACCTGCAACTAGACAAATCCTCTTCTGGGAGTTCACATTTCAAGAAGAAGCCAGTTATCATCATTGTTGTAGGAATGGCAG GAAGTGGGAAAACAACATTTCTTCATCGAACTGTTTGTCATACACAAGCAACTAACACAAGGGGTTATGTACTGAATCTTGATCCTGCTGTTATGACTCTCCCTTTTGGCGCCAATATTGACATAAGAGACACTGTTCGTTACAAAGAAGTCATGAAGCAATTCAATCTTGGCCCCAATGGAGGAATATTGACTTGTCTCAACTTATTCGCCACAAAATTTGATGAT GTTATACAAATGATTGAAAGGAGAGCAGATGAGCTTGATTATGTACTTGTGGATACACCTGGTCAAATTGAGATCTTCACATGGTCAGCTTCTGGAGCGATTATTACAGAAGCATTTGCTTCAACTTTTCCAACTGTGATTGCATATGTTGTGGATACCCCTCGTGCAGAGAGCCCAAATACTTTCATGAGCAACATGCTTTATGCTTGTAGCATTCTTTATAAGACGAGATtacccttggttttggtgttCAACAAAATCGATGTTGCCCACCATCAATTTGCTGTTGAG TGGATGGAAGATTTTGAGGTGTTCCATGCTGCATTGGATTCTGATCACTCTTATCCATCAACTTTAACAAGAAGTCTTTCTCTTGCTTTGgaggaattttataaaaacttaaaaGCTGTTGGAGTTTCAGCTGTAACTGGTGCTGGAATGGATGCCTTTTTCAAAGCTATTCAATCAAGTGCTGATGAATACATGGAAACTTACAA AGCTGATCTTGACAAAAGGAAGGTGGAGAAGGAGAGATTGGAGGAGGAAAGGAGGAAAGAAAACATGGAGAAACTGAGGAAGGATATGGAGAAATCAGGGGGTGCAAAAGTTGTGTTGAGTACTGGTTTAAAAGGTGATACAAGCACAAAAAtggaggaagaagatgatgaagaagaagaagatgaagaaattgaAATGTTTAGTGATGAGGATGATGAGGATGGTGgaatagatgatgatgatgaagagatTGCCAGTTTTAATCTCTGA
- the LOC111918008 gene encoding GPN-loop GTPase QQT2 isoform X2, translating to MEVDSESNGKASKEAPSSMETESASSSGIQSTSEGKDDISKSMENLQLDKSSSGSSHFKKKPVIIIVVGMAGSGKTTFLHRTVCHTQATNTRGYVLNLDPAVMTLPFGANIDIRDTVRYKEVMKQFNLGPNGGILTCLNLFATKFDDVIQMIERRADELDYVLVDTPGQIEIFTWSASGAIITEAFASTFPTVIAYVVDTPRAESPNTFMSNMLYACSILYKTRLPLVLVFNKIDVAHHQFAVEWMEDFEVFHAALDSDHSYPSTLTRSLSLALEEFYKNLKAVGVSAVTGAGMDAFFKAIQSSADEYMETYKADLDKRKVEKERLEEERRKENMEKLRKDMEKSGGAKVVLSTGLKGDTSTKMEEEDDEEEEDEEIEMFSDEDDEDGGIDDDDEEIASFNL from the exons ATGGAAGTCGATTCAGAATCAAATGGTAAAGCATCGAAGGAAGCTCCATCATCCATGGAGACAGAATCTGCAAGTTCATCTGGAATCCAA TCAACCAGTGAAGGAAAAGATGATATCTCCAAATCCATGGAGAACCTGCAACTAGACAAATCCTCTTCTGGGAGTTCACATTTCAAGAAGAAGCCAGTTATCATCATTGTTGTAGGAATGGCAG GAAGTGGGAAAACAACATTTCTTCATCGAACTGTTTGTCATACACAAGCAACTAACACAAGGGGTTATGTACTGAATCTTGATCCTGCTGTTATGACTCTCCCTTTTGGCGCCAATATTGACATAAGAGACACTGTTCGTTACAAAGAAGTCATGAAGCAATTCAATCTTGGCCCCAATGGAGGAATATTGACTTGTCTCAACTTATTCGCCACAAAATTTGATGAT GTTATACAAATGATTGAAAGGAGAGCAGATGAGCTTGATTATGTACTTGTGGATACACCTGGTCAAATTGAGATCTTCACATGGTCAGCTTCTGGAGCGATTATTACAGAAGCATTTGCTTCAACTTTTCCAACTGTGATTGCATATGTTGTGGATACCCCTCGTGCAGAGAGCCCAAATACTTTCATGAGCAACATGCTTTATGCTTGTAGCATTCTTTATAAGACGAGATtacccttggttttggtgttCAACAAAATCGATGTTGCCCACCATCAATTTGCTGTTGAG TGGATGGAAGATTTTGAGGTGTTCCATGCTGCATTGGATTCTGATCACTCTTATCCATCAACTTTAACAAGAAGTCTTTCTCTTGCTTTGgaggaattttataaaaacttaaaaGCTGTTGGAGTTTCAGCTGTAACTGGTGCTGGAATGGATGCCTTTTTCAAAGCTATTCAATCAAGTGCTGATGAATACATGGAAACTTACAA AGCTGATCTTGACAAAAGGAAGGTGGAGAAGGAGAGATTGGAGGAGGAAAGGAGGAAAGAAAACATGGAGAAACTGAGGAAGGATATGGAGAAATCAGGGGGTGCAAAAGTTGTGTTGAGTACTGGTTTAAAAGGTGATACAAGCACAAAAAtggaggaagaagatgatgaagaagaagaagatgaagaaattgaAATGTTTAGTGATGAGGATGATGAGGATGGTGgaatagatgatgatgatgaagagatTGCCAGTTTTAATCTCTGA